In Uranotaenia lowii strain MFRU-FL chromosome 2, ASM2978415v1, whole genome shotgun sequence, one genomic interval encodes:
- the LOC129743923 gene encoding uncharacterized protein LOC129743923: protein MRQRFHISKLRPVIDRVGKQCQWCAVRKSRPRPARMAPLPVERITPYLKPFSYVGVDYFGPIEVTVGRRSEKRWIVLFTCLSVRAIHLEVAYRLNTDSCIMAIRRFVLRRGPPVTFFSDNGTNLKAASKELQEQIKRIDTASANVFTNARTRWSFNPPSAPHMGGIWERMVRSTKAAMATLTSGSRMTDEILLTVITEAEEIVNTRPLVYLPQDSDEPESLTPNHFLRGSSSGQLDLPIPPTGEAAALRSSYRRSQLLSDELWKRWLKEYLPSLNVRSKWIESNEPLKKNDLVFVTDDLCRNSWIRGHIVDVIPGKDNQVRQVLVRTSSGVFRRPVTKLAVIEVGSSSKSDSEAGSGQVLRAGEC from the coding sequence ATGCGCCAACGATTCCACATCTCTAAACTTCGTCCAGTAATCGATCGTGTGGGGAAGCAGTGCCAGTGGTGTGCAGTTCGAAAATCCCGACCGAGACCAGCAAGAATGGCCCCACTCCCTGTCGAACGTATCACACCTTATTTGAAGCCGTTTAGCTATGTTGGTGTGGACTATTTTGGGCCGATCGAGGTGACTGTCGGACGTCGATCAGAAAAACGTTGGATTGTGTTATTCACATGTCTCTCTGTACGAGCAATCCATCTCGAAGTGGCCTATCGACTGAACACTGATTCTTGCATCATGGCAATCCGAAGATTCGTCCTGCGCCGTGGGCCTCCTGTTACATTCTTCTCCGATAACGGAACCAATCTGAAGGCCGCCAGTAAGGAACTGCAAGAACAAATAAAACGCATCGACACCGCTTCTGCAAATGTGTTCACAAATGCGAGGACCCGTTGGAGCTTCAATCCGCCATCCGCCCCACACATGGGGGGCATATGGGAGCGCATGGTGCGCTCAACAAAAGCTGCTATGGCCACGCTGACATCCGGAAGCCGAATGACCGACGAGATTCTGCTCACAGTAATAACTGAAGCCGAAGAGATCGTCAATACTCGGCCCTTAGTCTATCTGCCGCAGGATTCGGATGAGCCCGAATCGTTGACCCCGAACCATTTCCTACGAGGTAGCTCTTCGGGCCAACTGGATCTACCTATACCTCCGACTGGGGAGGCTGCCGCCTTGAGAAGCTCGTACCGCCGATCGCAGCTGCTTTCCGATGAACTTTGGAAAAGGTGGCTGAAAGAATACTTGCCGTCTCTCAACGTCCGAAGCAAATGGATTGAATCGAACGAGCCGCTGAAGAAGAATGACTTGGTTTTCGTTACCGATGACCTATGCCGTAACAGTTGGATCCGGGGACATATCGTGGACGTTATTCCAGGAAAGGACAACCAGGTGCGCCAGGTGTTGGTTCGTACATCTTCAGGAGTCTTTCGTCGACCGGTAACAAAACTAGCAGTAATCGAGGTAGGTTCATCTAGTAAATCTGACTCGGAAGCAGGTTCCGGACAAGTTTTACGGGCCGGGGAGTGTTAA